In Actinomycetota bacterium, one DNA window encodes the following:
- a CDS encoding TraG/TraD/VirD4 family protein: MFDEAANIAPLDDLDAVASTGAGQGIQLVTVWQDLTQMRARYGDRAHTILNNHRATMLLPGIKDPATLEHASRLVGEADVARASTTWDAQGQRSTTQGVEHRRLAPDHAMRTLPNGQAVVIYGSMAPLRVSLRPWYADPTLSARARRNGNPVAPAGVPSWAAPIPADDMAADGSLDDG, encoded by the coding sequence ATGTTCGACGAGGCCGCCAACATCGCCCCCCTCGACGACCTCGACGCGGTCGCCTCCACCGGCGCCGGCCAAGGCATCCAGCTCGTCACCGTCTGGCAGGACCTCACCCAGATGCGCGCCCGCTACGGCGACCGCGCGCACACCATCCTCAACAACCACCGCGCCACCATGCTGCTGCCCGGCATCAAAGACCCCGCCACCCTCGAACACGCCTCCCGGCTCGTGGGGGAGGCCGACGTCGCCCGGGCCTCCACGACCTGGGACGCCCAGGGGCAGCGATCCACCACCCAAGGCGTCGAACACCGCCGCCTCGCCCCCGACCATGCCATGCGCACCCTGCCCAACGGGCAAGCCGTGGTTATCTACGGATCCATGGCACCGCTGCGCGTCTCCCTGCGGCCGTGGTACGCCGACCCAACCCTGTCCGCCCGCGCCCGCCGCAACGGCAACCCAGTAGCGCCCGCCGGCGTCCCCAGCTGGGCTGCCCCGATCCCCGCCGATGACATGGCCGCCGACGGATCGTTAGACGACGGCTGA